In Halobacteriovorax sp. HLS, one DNA window encodes the following:
- a CDS encoding response regulator transcription factor gives MSKILLVEDDDSLGSSLNSYLVDEGHEVKWAQSLEEARSKTGEEEIVILDWMLPDGQGVDFLKELRNDGISIPVIMLTARTDLIDKVIGLEAGANDYMTKPFEPRELVARIRVQLRDYSPSEVVELNEVIVRGDLSIDKGQRVIKWHGKEVEFTKMEFDFLTLLAESPNRAFPREEILNKVWGYENYPSTRTVDTHVLQIRQKLSDELIETVRGIGYRFKHSQS, from the coding sequence ATGAGCAAAATATTATTAGTAGAGGATGATGACAGTTTAGGATCTTCACTAAATAGTTACCTTGTAGATGAAGGCCATGAAGTAAAATGGGCCCAATCTCTTGAAGAGGCGAGAAGTAAAACAGGTGAAGAAGAGATCGTTATTCTAGATTGGATGCTTCCTGATGGACAAGGGGTAGACTTCTTAAAAGAATTACGAAATGACGGAATTTCAATACCAGTTATCATGTTGACTGCTAGAACTGATTTGATTGATAAAGTTATCGGACTAGAGGCCGGTGCAAATGATTATATGACTAAACCTTTTGAACCTAGAGAGCTTGTTGCAAGAATTAGAGTTCAATTAAGAGATTATTCTCCTAGTGAAGTCGTTGAATTAAATGAAGTTATTGTTAGAGGGGATCTCTCTATCGATAAAGGGCAAAGAGTTATCAAGTGGCATGGTAAAGAAGTAGAGTTCACAAAAATGGAATTTGACTTTCTTACTTTACTTGCTGAGAGTCCAAATCGTGCATTCCCAAGAGAAGAGATTCTTAATAAGGTTTGGGGGTATGAAAATTATCCATCAACTAGAACTGTTGATACTCATGTTCTTCAAATTAGACAAAAGTTAAGTGATGAGTTAATTGAGACAGTTAGAGGGATTGGTTATAGGTTTAAGCACTCTCAAAGTTGA
- a CDS encoding RND family transporter, with the protein MGNKIKHKIVNFAVTRHYLCLSIALILFLMSLPFLSDIKLDFSAKAWFRANDQNIKTLEYFEKTFGNDEVVNLIIETDEDFFNPKSIKLLNDLTEQMWKVPEVIRVQSLVNFYWSRAEEDEIITEEFLDFERLGDTEYLKIAKERALSHKVIPNYFISKDGKSASIFGFIAHNPDKAPDYELITKSVEQMLEKYETIGKVKFHLLGQPPLSHRFQAVSFSDLETMAPLLMLLVVLYLIYCFRTFVGVAIPTIIIILSLVTNCALIGLLGLSINSLTFVLPSVLIAISIADSVHLLATFYDEFSKTGDKLHSCYYSLSKNFWAVILTSLSTMIGFFSLTVSEIKPVAELGLLAGIGTFQAMLFSYLTVIPLLKIFNNEKTHENLNAKMLPEQKVRSYLRFIRKYRKLVISLSIALTILFSWLAVNNTIDSNPYKYFVSNDPISISNQYVLNAYGGVGGPEIIVDSGIKDGIKDPLFLKKVDEFQTWLESQDDVNKVISVINIIKEMNQSLNQGLSEHYLIPDKRDIIAQELFLYTMSLPVGEDLNNRMDLEQRRMRMTVLWSKQSSKRSLEGVEAYELKAKELGLNISTTGKPVLFHRMNSYVVYTFFSSIAMALVLITLILILVFKDIKLGLLSIIPNIVPVIFGAGALTILNKPIDIGCAIVASVTLGIAVDDTIHFLSHFNTLRKKGMNTFESMVTVFTSTGLALLVTTLILVSCFGLFMFANLMPNINFGILCALVLTIALACDLIVLPAIVFSINTKEYSES; encoded by the coding sequence ATGGGAAACAAGATAAAGCACAAGATAGTTAACTTTGCTGTAACAAGACATTACTTGTGTTTAAGTATTGCCCTCATTCTCTTTTTAATGAGTCTTCCTTTTTTATCTGATATAAAGTTAGACTTCTCAGCAAAGGCCTGGTTTCGGGCAAATGATCAAAACATTAAAACCCTTGAATACTTTGAAAAAACTTTTGGTAATGACGAGGTCGTAAACCTAATCATTGAAACAGATGAGGATTTCTTTAACCCCAAATCAATTAAGTTGCTTAATGACTTAACTGAGCAGATGTGGAAGGTTCCTGAGGTCATTCGAGTGCAGTCTCTTGTTAACTTTTATTGGAGTCGGGCCGAAGAAGATGAGATTATTACTGAGGAGTTCTTAGATTTTGAACGCCTTGGTGACACTGAATACCTAAAGATTGCTAAAGAGAGGGCACTTTCCCATAAGGTAATACCTAATTACTTCATATCAAAAGATGGGAAGAGTGCATCTATTTTTGGTTTTATTGCGCACAATCCAGATAAGGCTCCGGACTATGAGTTGATTACAAAGTCTGTCGAACAGATGCTTGAGAAATATGAAACGATTGGTAAGGTGAAGTTTCATCTTCTTGGACAACCGCCACTAAGTCATAGATTTCAAGCCGTATCCTTTAGTGATTTAGAAACAATGGCCCCTCTTTTGATGTTGCTCGTTGTTTTATATCTTATCTATTGTTTCCGTACTTTTGTTGGAGTGGCCATTCCTACGATTATCATTATCTTATCTCTGGTCACCAATTGTGCCCTTATTGGACTTTTGGGACTTTCTATAAATAGTTTAACTTTTGTTCTACCTTCTGTTCTTATTGCAATATCTATTGCTGACTCTGTCCACTTACTAGCAACTTTCTATGATGAATTCTCCAAGACAGGGGATAAGCTACATTCTTGCTATTACTCATTGTCTAAGAATTTCTGGGCCGTCATATTAACTTCACTCTCAACAATGATTGGCTTTTTCTCTTTAACTGTAAGTGAAATTAAACCAGTCGCAGAACTAGGGCTTCTTGCGGGAATTGGAACTTTTCAAGCGATGCTATTTAGCTATTTAACGGTTATTCCATTATTAAAGATATTTAATAATGAAAAAACACATGAAAATCTAAATGCGAAAATGTTACCTGAGCAGAAAGTACGTAGTTATCTGAGGTTTATACGAAAGTATAGAAAGCTCGTTATAAGTTTATCTATAGCTTTAACGATTCTATTTTCTTGGTTAGCCGTAAATAATACAATTGATTCTAATCCGTACAAGTATTTTGTCTCAAATGATCCTATATCAATTAGTAATCAATACGTCCTAAATGCTTATGGGGGAGTTGGTGGTCCTGAAATAATTGTAGATTCTGGTATTAAAGATGGAATAAAGGATCCACTTTTTTTAAAAAAGGTTGATGAGTTTCAAACATGGCTTGAGTCTCAGGATGATGTAAATAAGGTCATTAGTGTTATTAATATTATTAAAGAGATGAATCAGTCTCTCAATCAAGGCTTAAGTGAGCACTACTTGATTCCTGATAAGAGAGATATTATTGCGCAAGAGTTATTCTTATATACTATGTCCTTGCCAGTAGGTGAAGACTTGAATAATAGAATGGATCTAGAACAAAGGCGTATGAGAATGACAGTTCTTTGGTCAAAACAAAGCTCAAAAAGGTCTCTTGAAGGTGTAGAAGCCTATGAGTTAAAAGCTAAGGAGCTTGGCCTTAATATTTCAACGACAGGAAAGCCAGTTTTATTTCATCGAATGAATAGTTATGTTGTTTATACATTCTTTAGTTCTATTGCTATGGCCTTAGTCTTAATAACCTTGATACTAATTCTTGTTTTTAAAGACATAAAGCTTGGTCTTCTTAGTATTATTCCTAATATTGTTCCCGTTATTTTTGGGGCAGGTGCTTTAACTATTTTGAATAAACCTATTGATATTGGTTGTGCAATCGTTGCAAGTGTAACACTAGGTATTGCTGTAGATGATACAATTCACTTTCTTAGTCACTTTAATACTTTAAGAAAGAAGGGAATGAATACCTTTGAATCTATGGTTACTGTATTTACGTCAACAGGTTTGGCCTTATTAGTGACAACTCTTATACTAGTGTCTTGTTTTGGGCTTTTCATGTTCGCTAACCTAATGCCAAATATTAATTTTGGTATCCTCTGCGCTCTTGTTTTAACAATTGCTCTGGCCTGCGACTTAATCGTTCTCCCTGCTATTGTCTTTAGTATTAATACTAAAGAATACTCGGAGTCGTAA
- a CDS encoding group II truncated hemoglobin → MLTKVKAILSKILPKKLSPEDITPYLLIGEEKGLKKLVDQFYFYMDELEEAAECRALHGQSLDSANKKLFMFLSGWLGGPSLYIEKYGHPKMRRRHFPFKITPLERDQWLLCMRKAMDDMSYQAELDDYLYKSFSQFAEHMRNSD, encoded by the coding sequence ATGTTAACAAAAGTTAAAGCGATATTATCTAAAATTCTCCCTAAGAAGTTGAGTCCTGAAGACATTACACCGTACTTGTTAATCGGAGAGGAAAAGGGTCTAAAAAAGCTGGTTGACCAATTTTATTTTTATATGGACGAGTTAGAAGAAGCGGCCGAGTGCAGAGCTCTTCATGGGCAAAGTTTAGATTCAGCAAATAAAAAATTATTTATGTTTCTTTCTGGTTGGCTTGGTGGTCCTTCTCTTTATATTGAAAAATATGGTCATCCAAAAATGAGACGCAGACACTTTCCATTTAAAATAACACCTCTAGAGCGTGATCAATGGTTATTATGTATGAGAAAGGCCATGGATGATATGAGTTATCAAGCAGAATTAGATGATTATCTTTATAAGAGTTTTTCCCAATTTGCTGAACATATGCGTAATTCAGATTAA
- a CDS encoding ABC transporter substrate-binding protein: protein MNNLIKAILLFFFLGLSSYGAETLKVPFYAESLAPLVIIEKGEYQGGLYHKFFSKILSRANIKFKLYPLPKSRLRQKFWEGGSLLTCCDNPAWRTFPKEIEVQKFSRPFMELRDVIVTRKDKHIELSNLSNIHFALKRGFSYKGDSKFKKISYLNDMNSILQFVELNRADAAIVNEYVFKEYSLRNKSNLIVAKEFSKDSIHIRVHSKREDLLKKINKAISDLKHEGYFQDSIDDYLK from the coding sequence ATGAATAATTTAATTAAAGCCATTTTATTATTTTTCTTTCTTGGTCTTAGCTCCTATGGGGCCGAGACCTTGAAAGTTCCTTTCTATGCTGAGTCGCTTGCCCCATTAGTTATTATTGAAAAAGGTGAATATCAAGGTGGCCTGTATCATAAGTTTTTTTCTAAGATTCTTTCTAGAGCAAATATAAAGTTTAAATTATATCCATTACCAAAGTCTCGATTAAGGCAAAAATTTTGGGAGGGAGGATCTCTTTTAACTTGTTGTGATAATCCTGCTTGGAGAACATTTCCCAAAGAGATTGAAGTTCAAAAATTCTCGCGGCCTTTTATGGAGCTTAGAGATGTCATTGTCACTAGAAAGGATAAACATATTGAACTAAGTAATCTTTCAAATATTCACTTCGCACTAAAGAGAGGATTTTCTTATAAGGGAGACTCTAAATTTAAAAAGATTTCCTATCTAAATGATATGAATAGTATTCTTCAGTTTGTTGAACTCAATAGAGCTGATGCAGCTATCGTTAATGAGTATGTATTTAAAGAATATAGTTTGAGAAATAAAAGTAACCTTATCGTAGCCAAAGAGTTTTCGAAAGACTCTATTCATATTCGAGTACATTCTAAAAGAGAAGATCTATTAAAAAAAATAAATAAAGCGATTAGTGATCTTAAGCACGAGGGCTATTTTCAGGATAGTATCGACGATTACTTAAAATAA
- a CDS encoding thioredoxin domain-containing protein has protein sequence MKSKHLLLALTGALLASCSSNQSFEDNLVRTLNDKPEIITKLIEQNPEKFITAFQNAAKKGQAELAQRRNLEEQKQLEAAFNNPLKPVIRKDELIRGKKGAPITIVEYSDFECPFCTRGFNTVTQVLKKYEGKVQFVYKHLPLSFHPNAMIASKYYEALRIQDEKLAVKLHDEIFKNQRQLKNGDKFLKSLSKKLGANMSKLAKDLKSSELEKRIKDDMEEAAKFGMQGTPGFIINGVPIRGAYPLEKFDQVIQELQQRGKLKI, from the coding sequence ATGAAATCAAAACACTTACTTTTGGCCCTGACAGGGGCATTACTGGCCTCATGTAGTTCTAATCAATCTTTTGAAGATAATTTAGTTAGAACGTTAAATGATAAACCTGAAATTATCACTAAATTAATTGAACAGAATCCTGAGAAGTTTATTACGGCCTTTCAAAATGCTGCCAAGAAAGGGCAGGCCGAACTTGCACAAAGAAGAAACTTAGAAGAGCAAAAGCAACTGGAAGCTGCCTTTAATAACCCTTTAAAACCGGTAATAAGAAAAGATGAACTTATTCGAGGAAAGAAAGGCGCGCCTATTACTATAGTTGAATATAGTGATTTTGAATGTCCATTTTGTACAAGAGGTTTTAATACGGTAACTCAAGTTCTAAAGAAGTATGAAGGTAAGGTACAATTCGTATACAAGCATTTACCTCTTAGTTTTCACCCTAATGCCATGATTGCTTCTAAATACTACGAGGCCTTAAGAATTCAAGATGAGAAGTTGGCCGTAAAACTTCATGATGAAATATTCAAGAATCAAAGGCAGCTAAAAAATGGAGATAAGTTTCTTAAGTCTTTAAGTAAGAAACTTGGAGCAAATATGTCTAAGCTAGCTAAAGACCTCAAATCTTCTGAGTTGGAAAAGAGAATTAAGGACGATATGGAAGAGGCCGCAAAATTTGGAATGCAAGGGACTCCAGGGTTCATTATTAATGGAGTTCCGATAAGAGGAGCATATCCACTGGAGAAATTTGATCAAGTAATCCAAGAGCTTCAGCAAAGAGGAAAGTTAAAGATTTAA
- a CDS encoding DUF309 domain-containing protein, with product MRYCPVRELPAYAFRPGQHTHPNKEGGHSFGNSEVHSSALSIENPDFLYAIDLFNHDYYWEAHVYLEAIWNFHKRVGPEAIFCKALIKICAAALKEEISADDESARGHFERAIELVNQLDESPIKNFSKVKILDLIKKRQNATKEVIKLETIS from the coding sequence ATGCGATACTGCCCAGTCAGAGAACTTCCAGCTTACGCTTTTCGACCTGGGCAACACACCCATCCAAATAAGGAGGGTGGTCACTCCTTTGGAAATTCCGAAGTCCACTCAAGTGCACTCTCTATTGAAAATCCTGACTTTCTCTATGCCATCGATTTATTTAATCATGATTACTACTGGGAAGCACATGTCTACCTTGAGGCCATTTGGAACTTTCATAAAAGAGTGGGCCCTGAAGCAATTTTCTGCAAGGCCCTAATTAAGATTTGCGCTGCTGCATTAAAAGAAGAAATATCTGCTGATGATGAAAGCGCTAGGGGCCACTTTGAAAGAGCTATAGAGCTAGTTAATCAACTTGATGAATCTCCAATTAAAAACTTTAGTAAAGTTAAGATTTTAGACTTAATAAAGAAAAGACAGAACGCAACTAAAGAAGTGATCAAATTAGAAACAATCTCTTAA
- a CDS encoding 3'-5' exonuclease, whose translation MLILGIDLEGMNENLVENGVNLAVDRVTEIGAVLWDTKYNQPIKIYSELINESDRLSISEEIEELTGLNDEILNNYGLTGDEIRMALERLSIFMKKADFIMAHNGPNYDIPMLRAMFERYRVPFPEMTWIDSKTDIEFPKRIIANSLSALEHAHGFINPFPHRAVTDVLAMFKVAANYDFDRIAALASSPKVKIIAELTAPNWKNQRDVDDFNKVKSKVSRAKFSWNPGNKTWTKIVHRILIEEGKLNYDFDWHLD comes from the coding sequence ATGCTAATTTTAGGTATCGATTTAGAAGGAATGAATGAAAACCTCGTTGAAAACGGAGTTAATTTAGCAGTAGATCGCGTTACTGAAATTGGAGCTGTCCTATGGGATACAAAGTATAATCAACCAATAAAAATTTATTCTGAACTAATCAATGAATCAGATCGGCTATCAATCTCAGAAGAGATCGAAGAGTTGACTGGCCTTAATGATGAGATCTTAAATAATTATGGACTAACAGGTGACGAAATAAGAATGGCCTTAGAAAGGCTTTCAATTTTCATGAAAAAGGCCGACTTCATCATGGCCCACAATGGACCTAATTACGATATCCCAATGCTAAGAGCTATGTTTGAGAGATATCGAGTACCATTTCCTGAAATGACTTGGATAGATTCTAAAACAGATATTGAATTCCCAAAAAGAATAATTGCAAACTCACTTTCAGCTCTTGAACATGCACATGGATTTATTAATCCTTTTCCTCACAGGGCCGTTACTGATGTTCTAGCGATGTTTAAAGTTGCAGCTAACTATGACTTTGATAGAATTGCGGCACTGGCCTCTTCACCGAAGGTTAAAATCATAGCAGAGCTGACTGCTCCAAACTGGAAGAATCAAAGAGATGTTGACGACTTTAATAAAGTGAAAAGTAAAGTTTCAAGAGCAAAGTTTTCATGGAACCCTGGCAACAAGACTTGGACAAAGATTGTACATAGAATTCTAATTGAAGAAGGCAAGCTCAATTATGATTTCGACTGGCACTTAGACTAG
- a CDS encoding ATP-binding protein, which produces MKLYLILIFTAISMAFATGYVSLLLKGTYTSTADDILDITKLKLSFQKSVAPKTIVNFNSLYYSPEQFQLIDPIYTLPEPGSDKSVQYYSSDDCFKGLNTLINRVNFEKVWIWEEYRCGKLDSLPAQFFKNAPYVHPSGKSYAYLAFLLNKNYNKTRGWALEHLQFFHITELSSVDESIGDLGSKFSFLGQLDSDTLRRISTGQGTILTEDYLLARIKYPSFFSILEYRFYAREDLEGFLKDSPYFLHNYRFGRNCFYKDGQLCWEYRVGHILTIANKGTVIFLFGLVFICIIVVRLLIIRIKNQKHEDEKRRLALRILGHEFRTPITSMLLLVEKLNKRFDKMDPEVQDTFLRISGEVYRLQRLTETSRHYLKANKGKKLIHMNPEKISSMNDFLYDIALPFIDLHGDDIVLELPEEDFEFVLDSYWVSILLKNLLNNAFFHGKPPVVFKVVQIKDSIEFSIIDQGEVQFDSWGVMSEEFAKGNKSSGTGLGLNIVKQVVKEMGSEIQFSKNPTTFKFILKKIKVTRGDSEL; this is translated from the coding sequence ATGAAACTGTATTTAATACTTATTTTTACAGCTATTTCTATGGCATTTGCTACAGGCTACGTTTCTTTACTTTTGAAAGGAACTTATACTTCTACGGCAGATGATATTTTAGACATAACGAAACTTAAACTTAGCTTTCAAAAGTCAGTTGCGCCTAAAACAATAGTTAACTTTAATTCTCTGTACTATTCTCCAGAGCAGTTTCAACTTATTGATCCTATATACACTTTACCTGAACCTGGATCAGATAAGAGTGTTCAGTACTATTCAAGTGATGATTGTTTTAAAGGTTTAAATACTCTTATCAACAGAGTTAATTTTGAGAAGGTTTGGATTTGGGAAGAGTATAGATGTGGAAAGTTAGATTCGCTTCCAGCTCAGTTTTTTAAAAATGCACCTTATGTTCATCCTAGTGGAAAGAGTTATGCCTATTTAGCATTTCTTTTAAACAAGAACTATAATAAAACGAGAGGCTGGGCCCTTGAGCATTTACAATTCTTTCACATAACAGAGCTCTCTTCTGTTGATGAATCAATTGGTGATTTAGGATCTAAGTTTTCTTTTTTAGGGCAACTGGATTCGGATACACTTCGTCGTATCTCAACGGGTCAAGGAACTATCTTAACAGAAGACTATTTGCTTGCGCGTATTAAGTATCCATCTTTCTTTTCAATCCTAGAGTATCGATTCTATGCAAGAGAAGATTTAGAAGGCTTCCTTAAAGATTCTCCTTATTTCTTACATAACTATAGATTTGGAAGAAATTGTTTCTATAAAGATGGTCAGCTTTGCTGGGAATATAGAGTCGGTCATATTTTAACAATTGCAAATAAAGGGACTGTTATCTTTTTATTTGGTCTTGTATTCATCTGTATCATCGTCGTTAGATTACTGATAATTAGAATTAAGAATCAAAAGCATGAAGATGAAAAGAGAAGATTAGCTCTCAGAATTCTTGGACACGAATTTAGAACACCTATTACTAGTATGCTTCTGTTAGTTGAAAAACTAAATAAGAGATTTGATAAGATGGACCCTGAGGTTCAGGACACTTTTTTACGTATTTCTGGAGAAGTTTATAGGTTGCAGCGCTTAACTGAAACTTCTCGACATTATCTAAAGGCAAATAAAGGGAAGAAACTCATTCATATGAACCCTGAAAAGATTAGTTCTATGAACGATTTCTTATATGATATTGCGCTACCTTTTATCGACTTACATGGTGACGATATAGTTTTAGAACTTCCTGAAGAGGATTTTGAATTTGTGCTAGATTCATACTGGGTTTCAATTCTTTTAAAGAATTTATTAAATAATGCTTTCTTTCACGGAAAGCCTCCAGTTGTTTTTAAGGTCGTGCAGATTAAAGACAGCATTGAATTTTCAATTATTGATCAAGGGGAAGTTCAATTTGATTCTTGGGGTGTCATGTCTGAAGAGTTTGCGAAAGGAAATAAGAGCTCAGGAACAGGGCTTGGGCTTAATATTGTAAAACAGGTTGTCAAAGAAATGGGCAGTGAAATTCAATTTTCTAAAAACCCTACGACCTTCAAATTTATTTTAAAGAAAATTAAAGTAACTCGAGGAGATAGTGAATTATGA
- a CDS encoding MATE family efflux transporter — protein sequence MRTFSAKMPNMLKKYIQTIRELFLFSIPLIAGQLGQMLFGIGDIVVAGRYSNDVVAALGIANGLLAPFLMFGLGVCFAIGPLASNFRGEKREETHLFANAHYLILIVSVFIMISVTILYQFLEVFEFTSSLTALVRDYLFICSISLVPALLFQVSKEYLQAWDKTFFANGLILVFNLVNIVMNYILIFGKFGAPELGIKGAAYATLITRTLLFIVLFLYTKKKFKIEWDWHPELFKRAAKLGLPIGFGTLSEVLLFSIVTVLVGKMTIVASASHNIALNLASLTFMIPLAISSAASVKVGMAFGAKSKESILRYSACSVLMSAIIMCFTCLMYLQFPQFLVRFATDDIELIKYSASLLLFVGLFQIPDGIQVTLWGVLRGLEETKYPMILSLILNWCIGLPFGYWLATEKNMEAAGLWAGLATGLTIMSVGLSFVFVLKYQSVKRKIA from the coding sequence ATGCGCACATTCTCTGCAAAAATGCCAAATATGCTAAAAAAATACATCCAAACGATACGTGAACTATTCTTATTTTCAATACCATTAATAGCTGGCCAGTTAGGCCAAATGCTATTTGGTATCGGTGACATTGTGGTCGCGGGTAGATACTCAAATGACGTTGTTGCAGCACTAGGAATTGCAAATGGTCTTCTTGCACCTTTTCTCATGTTTGGACTTGGGGTTTGCTTTGCAATAGGACCTCTTGCGAGTAATTTTCGAGGAGAAAAAAGGGAAGAAACTCACCTTTTTGCCAATGCACACTATCTCATACTTATCGTTTCTGTTTTTATCATGATTTCGGTAACGATTCTGTACCAATTCTTAGAGGTATTTGAATTCACCTCCTCTTTAACGGCCTTAGTTAGGGACTATCTTTTCATATGTTCAATTAGTCTTGTTCCGGCTCTTCTTTTTCAAGTCTCAAAAGAGTATCTACAGGCATGGGATAAGACATTCTTTGCAAATGGATTAATTCTAGTATTCAACTTAGTAAATATTGTGATGAATTACATTCTTATTTTTGGAAAGTTTGGAGCTCCTGAACTTGGAATTAAAGGGGCTGCTTACGCAACTCTTATAACTAGAACTCTTCTGTTTATCGTTCTGTTCCTCTATACCAAAAAGAAGTTTAAAATTGAGTGGGACTGGCATCCAGAGCTATTCAAGCGTGCTGCCAAGCTTGGACTTCCAATAGGCTTTGGTACTCTTAGTGAAGTTCTTTTATTTTCCATCGTAACAGTTCTAGTTGGGAAAATGACTATCGTAGCATCTGCTTCACATAATATTGCCCTTAATTTAGCAAGCTTAACTTTTATGATTCCTCTTGCAATATCCAGCGCAGCTTCAGTAAAGGTCGGCATGGCCTTTGGCGCTAAGAGCAAGGAGTCTATTTTAAGATACTCTGCTTGTTCTGTATTAATGTCTGCAATTATCATGTGTTTCACTTGTTTAATGTATCTTCAGTTTCCACAATTTCTTGTACGTTTTGCAACTGATGATATTGAGCTCATAAAGTACAGTGCTTCACTACTTCTTTTTGTAGGTCTATTTCAAATCCCTGACGGTATTCAAGTTACCCTTTGGGGAGTTCTTAGAGGACTAGAGGAAACTAAATATCCGATGATTTTATCACTTATCTTAAATTGGTGCATTGGACTTCCTTTTGGCTACTGGCTGGCCACAGAAAAGAATATGGAGGCCGCAGGTCTTTGGGCCGGTCTCGCAACTGGACTGACCATAATGTCAGTGGGGCTCAGTTTTGTCTTTGTCTTGAAATATCAATCAGTTAAGCGAAAAATTGCATAG
- a CDS encoding endonuclease I family protein — MKYSILALAILTLTSCGKHTFDTPQPKSGDGFTSQLNTKKIILISAHENAEDYYPQSFHDSYLTKIANQETFSDQERSDLKSKLNELLRKDHTRVAGKKDELKRCAKGADQSETCFAHSLDTYRDYQIARTYLYGMIDLKRNANLDYYLDTIYCQQSFTTADLSNPSYPIAPMKRPDYNTINAEHVWPRSKFDESSKESDYYNFKLSDLHNLYPSFVKTNQERWNYAFNDFEAGVDTLTNDFSQYCSTSTAKAFTKDGVNYFEAPDEVKGDIARAMFYMAARHYYYKKPEAMNIDSVQEAALRRWHKLDPVSEEEKLRNNKVFEVQHNRNPFVDYPELVDIVSDF, encoded by the coding sequence ATGAAGTATTCGATTCTCGCACTAGCAATATTGACACTAACATCTTGTGGTAAACACACTTTCGATACTCCTCAACCGAAAAGTGGAGACGGTTTTACTTCTCAACTTAATACAAAGAAAATTATCTTAATCTCCGCTCATGAAAATGCTGAAGATTATTATCCACAATCTTTTCACGATAGTTATTTAACTAAGATTGCAAACCAAGAAACTTTCAGTGACCAGGAAAGGAGCGATCTCAAATCAAAGCTAAACGAGCTACTTCGTAAAGATCATACTAGAGTCGCCGGAAAAAAAGATGAGTTAAAAAGGTGTGCAAAAGGTGCAGATCAATCTGAAACATGCTTTGCTCACTCGCTAGATACTTATAGAGACTACCAAATAGCAAGAACGTACCTATATGGAATGATTGATTTAAAAAGAAATGCTAACCTCGACTACTATCTAGATACTATCTATTGTCAGCAATCTTTTACAACTGCTGATTTGTCGAATCCGAGCTACCCTATCGCTCCGATGAAAAGACCAGACTACAACACTATAAATGCTGAACATGTTTGGCCAAGAAGTAAATTTGATGAAAGTAGTAAAGAGAGTGATTACTATAATTTCAAACTTTCTGATCTACACAATCTTTATCCTTCTTTTGTAAAAACGAATCAAGAAAGATGGAATTATGCTTTCAATGACTTCGAAGCTGGTGTGGATACACTTACGAATGACTTTTCACAATACTGCTCAACTTCAACAGCTAAGGCCTTTACTAAAGATGGTGTAAATTACTTTGAGGCCCCTGACGAAGTAAAGGGTGATATAGCTAGAGCAATGTTCTATATGGCGGCAAGACACTATTACTACAAAAAACCTGAAGCTATGAATATTGATAGTGTTCAAGAAGCGGCACTTAGAAGATGGCACAAACTAGACCCAGTATCAGAAGAAGAAAAGCTAAGAAATAACAAAGTTTTCGAAGTTCAACATAATAGAAATCCATTTGTTGATTACCCAGAGCTAGTTGATATTGTCTCAGATTTTTAG